One segment of Theobroma cacao cultivar B97-61/B2 chromosome 9, Criollo_cocoa_genome_V2, whole genome shotgun sequence DNA contains the following:
- the LOC18588982 gene encoding peptidyl-prolyl cis-trans isomerase CYP95 isoform X3 yields the protein MAIADRDTVGSQFIITFKANHNLDRKYVVFGKLVQGHEVLKKIENVGDEEGILTVTVKIINCGEVGEEKKKSKLKTGKDASSDANSHEVRRKGKHKKSSRDKRKKRRRYYSSDSESSSDSETESSESESDSDSYLSSSTDISSSSDDRHKKRKRSSKREKYRRGKRRDKRRDKKRKRRDKRSKRRSRRASDSLTDDDSESKGESSTDNDVDVQGKAQKHKELSQKSVGSQSPSPVEKEIRQRKREDASLLLKEHEAPKENGGRRSNGIEEDAQSDRSADRQPDVVDDLPSKSRSRSMSPKRAMSKSMSISPRRSPSRSPSLSPRRSLSRSQGVSRSPPRCPERSVSRSRSPVRSRSRSPARSVSRSPLRGRKSTSFSRSPVRAHSRKSISRSPVRSRSRRSLSRSPPRSTRKSISRSPVRLSKRSISRSPARSSRRSISRSPVRSPRRSVSRSPVRSSRRSISRSSGRAPPRRSISRSPLREPSKNYRRSYSRSPARAPPKRSISRSPLREPSRNYHRSYSRSPTPARRVRSPPSNRGRSLSRSISPDASPKRIRRGRGFSERYSYARRYRTPSPDRSSVRSYRYGGRIDRERYSSYRRYSPRRYRSPPRGRTPPRYRGRRSRTRSPSISRSPRYRNRHYSRSHSHSPSRSRTPIRSRSPVDVSRSRSSPKAGRRRSPSQSKSQSESRSSLDSQSPKQASKAGSRSRSRSRSSSGSPDGKKGLVSYDDGSPDSGR from the exons ATGGCAATTGCTGATCGTGAcactgtaggttcacaattCATTATCACCTTCAAGGCTAATCATAATCTTGACAG AAAGTATGTAGTTTTTGGGAAGCTTGTGCAAGGACATGAAGTGctgaagaaaattgaaaatgtggGTGATGAGGAAGGAATACTAACTGTAACagtgaaaataattaattgtgGTGAAGTTGGTGAAG agaaaaagaaaagtaagtTGAAAACAGGAAAAGATGCTTCCTCTGATGCTAACAGTCATGAAGTGCGAAGGAAGGGAAAGCATAAGAAATCTTCAAGAGacaaaaggaagaagagaagaagataCTATTCATCTGATTCAGAGAGTTCCTCAGATTCTGAGACAGAATCATCTGAATCTGAAAGTGATTCTGACTCATATCTGTCATCATCCACTGACATTAGTTCTTCAAGTGATGACAGGCATAAGAAGAGGAAGAGATCTTCAAAACGAGAAAAATATAGGCgtggaaaaagaagagataAACGGCGtgacaaaaagagaaaaaggcgTGATAAGAGATCAAAGCGTAGATCAAGAAG GGCTTCGGATAGTCTTACAGATGATGACAGTGAGAGTAAAGGTGAAAGCAGCACTGataatgatgttgatgtgCAAGGAAAAGCGCAGAAGCACAAAGAGCTTTCTCAGAAAAGTG TTGGGAGTCAATCCCCTTCACCTGTTGAGAAAGAAATTCgtcaaagaaaaagggaagacGCTAGTTTGCTTTTAAAGGAGCATGAAGCTCCCAAGGAAAATGGAGGCCGACGGAGCAATGGCATTGAAGAAGATGCTCAATCTGACAGAAGTGCAGATAGACAACCTGATGTGGTAGATGATCTCCCAAGCAAATCTAG GAGTCGAAGCATGAGTCCTAAAAGGGCCATGAGTAAGAGTATGAGTATTAGTCCCAGAAGGAGTCCAAGCCGGAGCCCGAGTCTTAGCCCAAGGCGAAGTCTGAGCAGGAGTCAAGGTGTGAGTAGGAGTCCCCCACGTTGTCCAGAAAGAAGTGTAAGCAGGAGTCGGAGTCCTGTTAGAAGTAGGAGCAGGAGCCCTGCTAGAAGTGTCAGCAGAAGCCCTTTGAGGGGTAGAAAGAGTACAAGCTTCAGCAGGAGCCCTGTTAGAGCACATTCTCGAAAAAGCATTAGCAGGAGCCCTGTAAGGTCCCGGTCTCGAAGAAGTCTGAGTAGGAGCCCTCCCAGatcaacaagaaaatcaattagTAGAAGCCCTGTTAGACTTTCAAAAAGAAGCATAAGTAGAAGTCCAGCGAGATCTTCTCGGAGAAGCATTAGCAGAAGTCCTGTAAGGTCTCCTCGGAGAAGCGTAAGCAGAAGCCCTGTGAGATCTTCTCGGAGAAGTATAAGTAGGAGTTCTGGCAGGGCTCCTCCAAGGAGAAGCATCAGCAGAAGTCCATTAAGGGAACCAAGTAAGAATTATCGTCGGAGTTATTCAAGGAGCCCTGCCAGGGCTCCTCCAAAGAGAAGCATCAGCAGAAGTCCATTAAGAGAACCGAGTAGAAATTATCATCGTAGTTATTCCAGGAGCCCCACCCCTGCACGGAGGGTGAGGTCACCCCCTTCCAATCGAGGTAGAAGTTTATCAAGAAGCATTTCCCCTGATGCATCACCTAAGCGCATCAGAAGGGGTCGGGGTTTTAGTGAGCGCTACTCCTATGCACGAAGATACAGAACCCCCTCTCCAGATCGTTCTTCTGTGAGGTCCTATCGTTATGGTGGCAGAATTGATCGTGAGAG GTATTCAAGTTACAGGAGGTATTCACCTAGGCGTTATCGAAGCCCACCAAGAGGAAGAACTCCACCTAG GTATAGAGGCAGAAGAAGCAGGACACGAAGTCCATCCATATCACGTAGCCCTCGGTACCGTAATCGTCATTATAGTCGTAGCCACAGCCATAGCCCTAGTCGCAGTCGGACCCCTATTCGCAGCCGTTCTCCAGTTGATGTGTCTAGATCTCGCTCGTCTCCGAAGGCTGGGAGGCGAAGGTCCCCTTCTCAGAGTAAGAGCCAATCAGAATCGAGGTCCTCGTTGGACTCTCAGTCTCCAAAGCAGGCAAGCAAAGCCGGGTCAAGGTCAAGGTCAAGGTCAAGGTCATCTTCTGGAAGTCCAGATGGTAAAAAGGGCCTGGTCTCTTATGATGATGGTTCACCAGACTCGGGAAGGTGA
- the LOC18588983 gene encoding U-box domain-containing protein 12: MSAVRVRETLLEYLFEAQSDSHEVQQKSLQTLASITKVSPQNRTLLAQTNGAISALLTLSKSSSPIIQTLSLSILFNLSLNPDLKQSLADMETINHLNSIILSPSSPESSKLASSLVCSLAMLDKNKAKFGVAGTVRLLVNTVSGPRSPAAHHLLSSLAELVQFHGNCTLAVRAGAVPVLIQLVTSTDGEDLAGTSLAILGLLARFDEGLNALKKTDQVVSSMVDVLKGRCMLSKEGAAEILLLLLDESEDCLRDALRLPEFFTVLADISVRGSARAREKAGQLLKKMMEANLDSYSDGHSSIFEW; this comes from the coding sequence ATGTCAGCAGTTCGGGTTCGTGAAACCCTTCTTGAATATCTCTTTGAAGCGCAATCGGATTCTCATGAGGTTCAGCAGAAATCCCTACAAACTCTGGCGTCCATTACCAAAGTCAGTCCACAGAATAGGACTTTGCTGGCACAAACAAATGGAGCCATATCTGCCCTTCTTACCCTTTCCAAGTCTTCCTCTCCCATTATCCAAACTCTCTCTCTGTCTATACTCTTTAACCTCTCTTTGAACCCTGATCTAAAGCAGTCTCTTGCAGATATGGAAACCATCAATCACCTCAACTCTATAATTCTCTCCCCAAGCTCCCCTGAGTCCAGCAAGTTGGCTTCTTCCCTGGTTTGTAGCTTGGCTATGCTAGACAAGAACAAGGCCAAGTTTGGGGTGGCTGGTACCGTCCGTTTGTTGGTCAATACAGTTTCAGGACCGCGTAGTCCTGCCGCTCATCACCTCCTTAGTTCTTTAGCAGAGCTCGTGCAGTTCCATGGGAACTGTACCCTAGCTGTTCGGGCTGGAGCTGTCCCAGTGTTGATCCAACTGGTAACAAGCACTGATGGTGAAGACCTTGCCGGAACCTCACTAGCCATTCTGGGCCTTCTTGCTAGGTTTGATGAGGGATTAAATGCTTTGAAAAAGACTGATCAGGTTGTTAGTTCAATGGTAGATGTATTAAAAGGGAGGTGCATGTTGAGTAAGGAAGGTGCAGCCgaaattcttcttcttctgcttGATGAAAGCGAGGACTGCCTAAGAGATGCTTTGAGGCTTCCAGAATTCTTTACTGTGCTAGCTGATATTTCAGTTAGAGGATCCGCAAGAGCTCGAGAGAAGGCTGGTCAGTTGCTGAagaaaatgatggaggctAATTTGGATTCCTACAGTGACGGCCACTCCTCCATTTTCGAATGGTAA